A genomic region of Rhodospirillales bacterium contains the following coding sequences:
- a CDS encoding 1-deoxy-D-xylulose-5-phosphate reductoisomerase gives MAEIKTINILGATGSVGRSTVDLVLSQPDRFSVQAVTANENARALADMAVQLKARKAVVADPRKYQELKESLSGTGVEAAAGAEALLDAAAQPVDWTMAAIVGMAGLLPIMKAIEHSRCVAIANKEPLVAAGPLVMEAAKKHGTKLLPVDSEHNAVFQVFDHERPAGIDRIILTASGGPFRTWTREKMAAATPEQAVAHPNWSMGAKISVDSASMMNKALEVIEAHYLFAMPPEKIKVLVHPQSVIHSMVEYSDGSVLAQLGAPDMRTPIAHALAWPDRMKTSGQRLDWAKLKHLDFEDLDDVRFPAVDLAYQCLNNGAAACIAFNAANEVAVDAFLSRRLGFSGIIEAIRQTLRQAGCSSLKNLEEVIAFDATVRDITKSYISRDAA, from the coding sequence ATGGCTGAGATAAAAACCATTAACATATTGGGGGCGACCGGTTCTGTCGGGCGCAGTACGGTGGATCTTGTTCTCTCGCAGCCTGACCGGTTTTCCGTGCAGGCGGTGACGGCCAATGAGAATGCGCGGGCGCTGGCGGATATGGCGGTGCAGTTGAAGGCGCGTAAAGCGGTTGTCGCGGACCCCCGAAAATATCAAGAGCTGAAAGAGAGCTTGTCCGGGACGGGTGTTGAGGCCGCCGCTGGCGCCGAAGCCTTGCTGGACGCTGCGGCGCAGCCTGTGGACTGGACGATGGCGGCGATTGTCGGGATGGCCGGTTTGTTGCCGATTATGAAGGCGATTGAACATAGCCGCTGCGTGGCGATTGCCAACAAAGAACCGCTGGTTGCTGCCGGCCCTCTGGTTATGGAGGCGGCGAAAAAACATGGCACAAAGTTGCTGCCGGTCGATAGCGAGCATAATGCGGTTTTCCAGGTTTTCGATCATGAGCGGCCCGCAGGTATCGACCGCATTATCCTGACGGCCTCCGGCGGCCCGTTTCGCACGTGGACAAGGGAAAAAATGGCGGCGGCGACGCCGGAGCAGGCCGTGGCCCACCCCAACTGGTCGATGGGGGCTAAAATTTCCGTCGACAGCGCCAGTATGATGAACAAAGCGCTGGAGGTGATCGAGGCGCATTATCTGTTCGCCATGCCGCCAGAGAAGATCAAGGTTTTGGTACACCCGCAATCCGTGATTCATTCGATGGTTGAATACAGCGACGGTTCGGTTCTGGCACAACTGGGCGCGCCGGATATGCGGACGCCGATTGCCCATGCGCTGGCTTGGCCGGATCGCATGAAGACGTCGGGGCAACGGCTGGACTGGGCAAAGTTAAAGCATCTGGATTTTGAAGATCTGGATGATGTGCGGTTTCCGGCGGTTGATCTGGCGTACCAATGTTTGAATAATGGCGCGGCCGCCTGCATCGCTTTTAACGCGGCCAATGAAGTGGCTGTCGATGCGTTTTTGTCCAGACGCCTTGGTTTTTCAGGGATTATCGAGGCTATTCGGCAGACGTTGAGGCAAGCCGGATGTTCGTCCTTAAAGAATCTCGAAGAAGTTATTGCATTTGATGCCACTGTAAGAGACATTACAAAGTCCTATATATCTAGGGACGCCGCGTAA